A single region of the Salvia miltiorrhiza cultivar Shanhuang (shh) chromosome 8, IMPLAD_Smil_shh, whole genome shotgun sequence genome encodes:
- the LOC131001809 gene encoding uncharacterized protein LOC131001809: protein MWYKDRTKMWHDKNLQGKTFTVGQNVLFFQLKLRLMTGKLKTKWIGPFMIQSVCPNGAFEIRSLDTAKIFVVNGQRLKPYYDASSLVPAESVSLLLSGTF from the coding sequence ATGTGGTATAAGGATCGCACCAAGATGTGGCACGACAAGAACTTGCAAGGAAAGACATTTACAGTCGGCCAAAATGTACTTTTTTTCCAGTTAAAGCTGCGGTTGATGACCGGAAAATTGAAGACGAAGTGGATTGGCCCCTTCATGATacagtctgtttgcccaaacggggcGTTTGAGATTCGCAGTTTAGACACGGCTAAGATATTCGTCGTGAACGGACAACGTTTGAAGCCGTACTATGATGCCTCTTCTTTGGTTCCAGCGGAGTCTGTTTCGCTGCTGCTTTCGGGCACGTTTTGA
- the LOC130998187 gene encoding uncharacterized protein LOC130998187, whose product MASSSLSITTPIFNGENYDYWSVRMKTCLESHDLWDVIEEGITMPGEDIDKTSSSEVRKKLKQQNAKALYLLQQSVSDSIMARIIRATTAKEAWDILKEEFQGNVKVRTIKLQSLRRELENLKMKDSEAAKDYFSRIMEIINQMRSYGENVSDERIIQKVLISLTEKYDPVVAAIEESKDLSKMPVAELMGSLEAHEQRLSRRHESSLESAFQSKLNVRGNKSRNGGTFKTNHKEGSSSNKESKRRTAIIEESHSAKTAKGSGTWKKIAEIEEIIKPTIQKIK is encoded by the exons ATGGCGTCGTCAAGTCTCTCCATCACGACTCCAATATTCAATGGAGAAAACTATGACTATTGGAGTGTTCGTATGAAGACTTGCCTTGAATCCCATGATCTTTGGGATGTCATTGAAGAAGGAATCACCATGCCGGGAGAAGATATCGACAAGACATCCTCATCCGAGGTACGTAAGAAATTAAAGCAACAAAATGCTAAAGCTCTTTATCTTCTCCAACAATCTGTTAGTGATTCTATCATGGCAAGAATTATTCGAGCCACTACTGCAAAAGAAGCTTGGGATATCCTTAAGGAGGAGTTCCAAGGAAATGTTAAAGTTCGAACCATTAAACTGCAAAGTTTAAGGCGAGAACTAGAGAATCTTAAAATGAAAGATTCAGAAGCCGCAAAAGATTATTTCTCAAGAATAATGgaaataatcaatcaaatgcGGTCATACGGAGAGAACGTCTCCGATGAAAGGATCATACAGAAGGTCTTAATCAGCCTTACCGAGAAGTATGATCCAGTAGTGGCGGCGAttgaagaatcaaaagatttGTCAAAAATGCCCGTCGCGGAGCTGATGGGTTCCTTGGAAGCACACGAGCAACGATTGAGTAGGCGACATGAAAGTTCACTAGAGAGTGCCTTTCAGTCCAAGCTCAACGTTAGAGGCAATAAGTCAAGAAACGGCGGAACTTTTAAAACCAATCACAAGGAAGGAAGCTCCAGCAACAAGGAGAGTAAG AGAAGGACTGCTATCATCGAGGAAAGCCACAGTGCAAAAACTGCAAAAGGTTCGGGCACATGGAAAAAGATTGCAGAGATAGAAGAAATCATCAAGCCAACTATTCAGAAAATCAAATGA
- the LOC131001810 gene encoding probable xyloglucan endotransglucosylase/hydrolase protein 7 — MESSFSFPLSLYVAIKTPTLDLPYISIEERMAAFILCAIALALSCLSVEARPATFSQDFRIAWADSHVRQIDGGRAIQLTLDQSSGCGFASKYQYLFGRVCMKIKLVPGDSAGTVTAFYMNSDTDTVRDELDFEFLGNRSGQPYTVQTNIYAHGKGDREQRINLWFDPSLDFHTYCIFWNHQHIIFSVDETPIRVYKNNERRGIPYPKFQPMGVYSTLWEADDWATRGGLEKINWSKAPFYAYYKDFDIEGCAVPGPANCPSNPRNWWEGAAYQQLTPEAARRYRWVRINHMIYDYCTDRSRYPVTPPECMAGI; from the exons ATGGAAAGCTCATTCTCCTTCCCTCTGTCTTTGTATGTGGCTATAAAAACACCCACGTTGGATCTACCTTACATCAGCATCGAGGAGAGGATGGCAGCATTCATACTATGCGCTATCGCATTGGCATTGTCTTGTTTGAGCGTCGAGGCTCGACCTGCAACCTTCAGCCAAGACTTCAGAATCGCATGGGCCGATTCCCACGTTCGCCAAATAGATGGAGGCAGGGCCATTCAGCTCACTCTTGACCAATCCTctg GATGCGGCTTCGCTTCCAAGTACCAATATCTCTTTGGACGTGTCTGCATGAAGATCAAGCTCGTCCCAGGCGACTCTGCCGGAACTGTCACTGCCTTCTAC ATGAACTCGGACACGGACACGGTTCGCGACGAGCTGGACTTCGAGTTCCTGGGCAACCGGTCGGGTCAGCCCTACACGGTTCAGACTAATATATACGCCCACGGCAAAGGTGACAGGGAGCAACGCATCAATCTGTGGTTCGACCCCTCCCTAGATTTCCACACTTACTGCATCTTTTGGAACCATCAACACATCAT CTTCTCTGTGGATGAAACTCCGATAAGGGTGTACAAGAACAACGAGCGAAGAGGGATTCCGTACCCTAAATTCCAACCAATGGGAGTGTACTCGACACTATGGGAGGCCGACGACTGGGCCACGAGGGGCGGATTGGAGAAGATAAATTGGAGCAAAGCCCCATTCTACGCTTACTACAAAGATTTCGACATCGAAGGATGTGCGGTTCCGGGGCCAGCCAACTGCCCCTCGAACCCCAGGAACTGGTGGGAGGGCGCAGCGTACCAGCAGCTGACCCCGGAAGCCGCCAGGCGCTACCGCTGGGTCCGCATCAACCACATGATCTACGACTACTGCACCGACAGGTCGCGCTACCCCGTTACCCCACCTGAATGTATGGCCGGAATATGA
- the LOC131001811 gene encoding uncharacterized protein LOC131001811 isoform X3 — translation MEVGSKKFTDKNRCRELAMSSSFCRRIYSEVEEVGWEHLLKMGEDLTFLRFCIMDNKRRAHILEITLDKTYPRSQPSVSADVPYNSDLEWSPNSRLRDIVQQFQRHVDKLQDFWSTLDDIDRSLLVLDPKHSHHAVSYRPIKIGNDCCMVLSINVDDPRSLPEYGSECSERYLEAKVAREKSFLENLLHIFGNLLPQPSYLQQNEEQVECGICYAQYLPTDDELGAKSGTATDYSCENGNCNRAFHSVCLGDWLRSITTTRQSFDVLFGNCPYCSDPVAVKLSIKK, via the exons ATGGAGGTCGGCAGTAAG AAATTCACCGACAAAAATAGATGCCGGGAGCTGGCAATGTCGTCGTCGTTCTGCCGCAGAATATACTCGGAG GTAGAAGAGGTTGGATGGGAGCACCTACTGAAAATGGGAGAAGATCTCACATTTCTTAGGTTTTGTATCAT GGACAATAAGAGGAGAGCACATATTCTGGAGATAACTTTGGATAAGACCTATCCAAGGTCTCAACCTTCGGTATCAGCG gatgtgccttatAATTCTGATCTGGAATGGTCACCAAACTCACGGTTAAGAGATATTGTCCAGCAGTTTCAGAGG CATGTGGATAAGCTCCAGGATTTTTGGTCCACTTTGGATGACATTGATCGGTCTCTTTTGGTTCTTGATCCAAAGCACTCACATCATGCAGTGTCATATCGCCCAATAAAAATAG GAAATGATTGCTGTATGGTACTATCTATCAATGTTGATGATCCAAGATCCCTGCCAGA ATACGGCAGTGAATGTTCTGAGAGATATCTGGAAGCGAAAGT GGCGAGAGAAAAATCATTTCTTGAAAATCTTCTGCATATATTTGGCAATCTGTTACCACAACCTTCGTATCTCCAACAGAATGAGGAGCAGGTTGAATGCGGCATTTGTTATGCTCAATATCTTCCAACAG ATGATGAACTTGGAGCCAAGAGTGGGACTGCAACTGATTATTCTTGCGAAAATGGAAACTGCAATCGAGCATTCCACAGTGTTTGTCTTGGTGATTGGCTCCGCTCCATCACGACTACGAGACA GTCATTTGATGTTCTGTTTGGGAACTGCCCTTACTGTTCAGATCCCGTTGCAGTCAAACTGAGCATCAAGAAGTAA
- the LOC131001811 gene encoding uncharacterized protein LOC131001811 isoform X1, producing MEVGSKKFTDKNRCRELAMSSSFCRRIYSEVEEVGWEHLLKMGEDLTFLRFCIMDNKRRAHILEITLDKTYPRSQPSVSADVPYNSDLEWSPNSRLRDIVQQFQRHVDKLQDFWSTLDDIDRSLLVLDPKHSHHAVSYRPIKIGNDCCMVLSINVDDPRSLPECRFLGSDTAVNVLRDIWKRKCKEWAREKSFLENLLHIFGNLLPQPSYLQQNEEQVECGICYAQYLPTDDELGAKSGTATDYSCENGNCNRAFHSVCLGDWLRSITTTRQSFDVLFGNCPYCSDPVAVKLSIKK from the exons ATGGAGGTCGGCAGTAAG AAATTCACCGACAAAAATAGATGCCGGGAGCTGGCAATGTCGTCGTCGTTCTGCCGCAGAATATACTCGGAG GTAGAAGAGGTTGGATGGGAGCACCTACTGAAAATGGGAGAAGATCTCACATTTCTTAGGTTTTGTATCAT GGACAATAAGAGGAGAGCACATATTCTGGAGATAACTTTGGATAAGACCTATCCAAGGTCTCAACCTTCGGTATCAGCG gatgtgccttatAATTCTGATCTGGAATGGTCACCAAACTCACGGTTAAGAGATATTGTCCAGCAGTTTCAGAGG CATGTGGATAAGCTCCAGGATTTTTGGTCCACTTTGGATGACATTGATCGGTCTCTTTTGGTTCTTGATCCAAAGCACTCACATCATGCAGTGTCATATCGCCCAATAAAAATAG GAAATGATTGCTGTATGGTACTATCTATCAATGTTGATGATCCAAGATCCCTGCCAGA ATGTCGCTTCCTTGGTTCAGATACGGCAGTGAATGTTCTGAGAGATATCTGGAAGCGAAAGTGTAAGGAATG GGCGAGAGAAAAATCATTTCTTGAAAATCTTCTGCATATATTTGGCAATCTGTTACCACAACCTTCGTATCTCCAACAGAATGAGGAGCAGGTTGAATGCGGCATTTGTTATGCTCAATATCTTCCAACAG ATGATGAACTTGGAGCCAAGAGTGGGACTGCAACTGATTATTCTTGCGAAAATGGAAACTGCAATCGAGCATTCCACAGTGTTTGTCTTGGTGATTGGCTCCGCTCCATCACGACTACGAGACA GTCATTTGATGTTCTGTTTGGGAACTGCCCTTACTGTTCAGATCCCGTTGCAGTCAAACTGAGCATCAAGAAGTAA
- the LOC131001811 gene encoding uncharacterized protein LOC131001811 isoform X4 has translation MGEDLTFLRFCIMDNKRRAHILEITLDKTYPRSQPSVSADVPYNSDLEWSPNSRLRDIVQQFQRHVDKLQDFWSTLDDIDRSLLVLDPKHSHHAVSYRPIKIGNDCCMVLSINVDDPRSLPECRFLGSDTAVNVLRDIWKRKCKEWAREKSFLENLLHIFGNLLPQPSYLQQNEEQVECGICYAQYLPTDDELGAKSGTATDYSCENGNCNRAFHSVCLGDWLRSITTTRQSFDVLFGNCPYCSDPVAVKLSIKK, from the exons ATGGGAGAAGATCTCACATTTCTTAGGTTTTGTATCAT GGACAATAAGAGGAGAGCACATATTCTGGAGATAACTTTGGATAAGACCTATCCAAGGTCTCAACCTTCGGTATCAGCG gatgtgccttatAATTCTGATCTGGAATGGTCACCAAACTCACGGTTAAGAGATATTGTCCAGCAGTTTCAGAGG CATGTGGATAAGCTCCAGGATTTTTGGTCCACTTTGGATGACATTGATCGGTCTCTTTTGGTTCTTGATCCAAAGCACTCACATCATGCAGTGTCATATCGCCCAATAAAAATAG GAAATGATTGCTGTATGGTACTATCTATCAATGTTGATGATCCAAGATCCCTGCCAGA ATGTCGCTTCCTTGGTTCAGATACGGCAGTGAATGTTCTGAGAGATATCTGGAAGCGAAAGTGTAAGGAATG GGCGAGAGAAAAATCATTTCTTGAAAATCTTCTGCATATATTTGGCAATCTGTTACCACAACCTTCGTATCTCCAACAGAATGAGGAGCAGGTTGAATGCGGCATTTGTTATGCTCAATATCTTCCAACAG ATGATGAACTTGGAGCCAAGAGTGGGACTGCAACTGATTATTCTTGCGAAAATGGAAACTGCAATCGAGCATTCCACAGTGTTTGTCTTGGTGATTGGCTCCGCTCCATCACGACTACGAGACA GTCATTTGATGTTCTGTTTGGGAACTGCCCTTACTGTTCAGATCCCGTTGCAGTCAAACTGAGCATCAAGAAGTAA
- the LOC131001811 gene encoding uncharacterized protein LOC131001811 isoform X2 — translation MEVGSKKFTDKNRCRELAMSSSFCRRIYSEVEEVGWEHLLKMGEDLTFLRFCIMDNKRRAHILEITLDKTYPRSQPSVSADVPYNSDLEWSPNSRLRDIVQQFQRHVDKLQDFWSTLDDIDRSLLVLDPKHSHHAVSYRPIKIGNDCCMVLSINVDDPRSLPECRFLGSDTAVNVLRDIWKRKWREKNHFLKIFCIYLAICYHNLRISNRMRSRLNAAFVMLNIFQQMMNLEPRVGLQLIILAKMETAIEHSTVFVLVIGSAPSRLRDSHLMFCLGTALTVQIPLQSN, via the exons ATGGAGGTCGGCAGTAAG AAATTCACCGACAAAAATAGATGCCGGGAGCTGGCAATGTCGTCGTCGTTCTGCCGCAGAATATACTCGGAG GTAGAAGAGGTTGGATGGGAGCACCTACTGAAAATGGGAGAAGATCTCACATTTCTTAGGTTTTGTATCAT GGACAATAAGAGGAGAGCACATATTCTGGAGATAACTTTGGATAAGACCTATCCAAGGTCTCAACCTTCGGTATCAGCG gatgtgccttatAATTCTGATCTGGAATGGTCACCAAACTCACGGTTAAGAGATATTGTCCAGCAGTTTCAGAGG CATGTGGATAAGCTCCAGGATTTTTGGTCCACTTTGGATGACATTGATCGGTCTCTTTTGGTTCTTGATCCAAAGCACTCACATCATGCAGTGTCATATCGCCCAATAAAAATAG GAAATGATTGCTGTATGGTACTATCTATCAATGTTGATGATCCAAGATCCCTGCCAGA ATGTCGCTTCCTTGGTTCAGATACGGCAGTGAATGTTCTGAGAGATATCTGGAAGCGAAAGT GGCGAGAGAAAAATCATTTCTTGAAAATCTTCTGCATATATTTGGCAATCTGTTACCACAACCTTCGTATCTCCAACAGAATGAGGAGCAGGTTGAATGCGGCATTTGTTATGCTCAATATCTTCCAACAG ATGATGAACTTGGAGCCAAGAGTGGGACTGCAACTGATTATTCTTGCGAAAATGGAAACTGCAATCGAGCATTCCACAGTGTTTGTCTTGGTGATTGGCTCCGCTCCATCACGACTACGAGACA GTCATTTGATGTTCTGTTTGGGAACTGCCCTTACTGTTCAGATCCCGTTGCAGTCAAACTGA
- the LOC131001812 gene encoding homeobox-leucine zipper protein HAT22-like yields MGFDDLCNTGLVLGLGFSSSASKKPSKNLEPSLTLSLSGETYDLAVKKADSDNNLYRQDSAASSFSNVSVKREREMGSEEVEIERRVSDEDDDGPNGRKKLRLTKTQSALLEESFKQHSTLNPKQKQDLARELKLRPRQVEVWFQNRRARTKLKQTEVDCEFLKKCCETLTDENRRLQKELQELKALKLAQPLYMQLPAATLTMCPSCERIGGAAADNTAKTSYVTKPHFYNPFTNPSAAC; encoded by the exons atgggtTTTGATGATTTATGCAACACAGGGCTGGTGTTGGGGCTGGGATTCTCATCATCCGCCTCCAAAAAGCCATCCAAAAACCTTGAGCCCTCATTGACTCTCAGCCTCTCCGGCGAAACCTACGATCTGGCTGTGAAGAAGGCGGATTCCGACAACAACCTGTACAGACAGGACAGCGCCGCCTCGTCCTTCTCCAACGTTAgcgtgaagagagagagagagatggggagcGAGGAGGTGGAGATTGAGAGGCGAGTCAGTGACGAAGACGACGATGGCCCCAATGGCAGGAAGAAGCTTAGGCTCACCAAAACGCAGTCCGCTCTTCTCGAGGAAAGCTTCAAGCAGCACAGTACTCTTAATCCT AAACAAAAGCAAGATTTGGCTCGCGAATTGAAGCTCAGACCCCGACAGGTCGAGGTGTGGTTCCAGAATCGTAGAGCCAG AACTAAGCTTAAGCAAACAGAGGTAGACTGCGAATTCTTGAAGAAATGCTGCGAGACGCTGACGGATGAGAACCGGCGTCTACAGAAGGAATTGCAGGAGCTGAAGGCGCTCAAATTAGCTCAGCCGCTTTACATGCAGCTGCCGGCGGCCACGCTCACCATGTGCCCTTCCTGTGAGAGGATCGGAGGCGCCGCCGCCGACAACACCGCCAAGACCTCCTACGTTACCAAGCCTCACTTCTATAATCCCTTCACCAATCCATCCGCAGCTTGTTGA